The window AGGTTCGTCAGGTTGGAGACGGGCAGCAGCAGCGAGGCCGTGTTCGCCAGCCAGACGGTGGTCACGGCGAACGGCAGCGGGTCCAGCCGCAGTTGCGCGGCCAGCGACAGGACGACGGGCGTCAGCAGGACGGCCGTCGTGTCCAGCGACAGGACGACCGTGGCCAGGGTCCCGAGAGCGACGACGAGCAGCCACAGCAACCACGTCCGGCCACGCCCGATCCGTGCGGCCAGCCGGGCCGCGGCGTCGAACACCCCCGCCGCGTCGGCGAGCTCGGCCACGACCGTGACCGCCACGAGGAAACCCAGGACCGGACCCGCCCGCCCCGCGACCTCGGCGAGGTCGTCACCACCGAGCAGGCCGGTGACGACGACGAGGACACCGGCGATCCCGCACACCCACCACACGTCAGGCCGCCTCGACCTCGAGGGTCCACGAACCCCCGCGCCGCGCGGGTTCGAGGAGCTTCGCGTCGAACGCCTCGCCCACCGCGTCGAGCAGCGCCCCGGGGGTGCGCGGGAGGCGTCCCGCGCGCGTCAGCAGGTGCCGGGCCACCAGACCGCGCGTGTGCTTGGCCGCGTGCGAGACGACCGCACCGCCGGACAGCACCCGGACCCCCACCGTCCGCTCCGCCGTCGCGGCGTCCGGGACCCACGCCGCGGCGTACGCCGAGGACCGGCAGTCCACGACGACGCCCGCGGGGGAGAGCACCTCGCTGAGCCGGGGTTTCCAGAAACCCGCCAGCGGCCCGACGCCGGGCAGCGCGGTCCCCATCGACAGCCGGTAGCCGGGGACCCGGTCCCGCGGCTGCAGGACCCCCCACAACGCGGAGAACACCAGGACCCGGCGGGCCGCCGCCGCGGGCAGCGTCGGCAGGTCGAGGGCGTCGTAGAGGACGCCCGTGTAGACCTGGGACGCCTTCGCCGCCGGCCGCGTGCGCAGCGTCGTGTTCGCCGCGACGACGTCGGCCAGGCTCGCGCCGGCGCCGAGCAGCTGCGGCGCGTCGGGCCGCGCGGAGACCTCGACCAGCGCGTCGAGCACCTGCTCCCGGGCCTGCGTGAGGGCGGGGTGGGACAGGGCGTCGAGACGGACGGGGGTGCCGCGTCGCGGTCCCGCCCACTTGGTCTCCGACGGCGGGAGCAGCACGAGCACGAGGCGGGAGCCTACGGGAGACGCCTCTGACCTGCACTTTCCCCGTGACCGGTCCGGTGCGGCGGCTCAGCGGCGCCTGTGCGTCGACGCTGACACCCACGTCGCGGACCCACCGGCGGTCGTCCACCGCCGCAGGGTGGCGACCGGGTGTCGATGCGGCGGACGGCTTCGGGTCACCTCCCCGCTGGGCGGTGAGCGCCGGTACCGAGCGGCAGGGCGGAACCCGGCGGTGAACTCCAGGACGAGCTGTTCGCCCTGGCCGGGGTGGAGCTCCTGCCCGGTGGGGTGCCGCAGCAGCGGTCCTGACCGGGTCCCGGGTTCTCGCTCCCGAGGAGGACCGCGGAGGGCGTACCCCCGCTGTCGGTGGACGAGGATCGGGTGGTGATGGCCTAGGCTTGAGCAGGACGAGTCGGCCGGGCGACCGCGTCGGCCGGGGCGACCCGGCCGCCGAGGAAAGTCCGGACTCCACAGGGCAGGGTGGTGGCTAACAGCCACCCGGCGTGAGCCGCGGGACAGTGCCACAGAAAGGAAACCGCCACGCCGAGCGATCGGCGCGGTAAGGGTGAAACGGTGGTGCAAGAGACCACCAGCGCGCTGGGTGACCAGCGCGGCTAGGTAAACCCCACCCGGAGCAAGACCAGACAGGCAGCGTTCGAGGGCGGCCCGCCCGAGCTGCCGGGTAGGTCGCTTGAGGCGTGCGGCAACGCACGTCCTAGAGGGATGGTCGCCACCGCTCCCCGGAGCGGTACAGGATCCGGCTTACAGGCCGGCTCGTCCCCACTGTCGTTCCCGACCCGCGAGGACGCGGTCGCGGTCGTCGACGGGACGTTTCGACTCGCCGGAACCACGTCGAGCGCCGTCGTCGGCTCGTTCCGCCCGGAACGTTCGACGTCCCGAGCGGGGTCTGCCGCGAGCCGACCGCTCAAGCCGGCGGCGCTGACGCCCGATCCACGCCTGGTGAGGACACCTGAGCAGGCGGGACTGGACCACCTCGCCTTCACCACCCGCCAGACGCACACCTTCACGGAGCCGGCCTGCCCGACCTGCGGGCAGCAGGAGCACTGGGCGTTCTACCTCGATCCGCGCGACGAGCTCTGGCGCCTGCTGGTGGGGCGCTGCGAGAGCTGCTGATGGGCGCGGCCCGGGGCCCCGCCACCGGTCGAGGGCTGCGCGAAGTCCTCGGGTGCGGACCCGCCGGTGCGGGGAGCGGGTGTCCAGACCGCCTGGTCGTGGCCCCTTCCACGGGGACCTCGTCCACGCCGCGGCTCGCGCCCGGAGCGGAGGGTGGCGGGCCGGAGCTTCCCCTCTCCGACCCGCCACGCACGACGGTACCAGTACTCGAACAGGTGTTCGAGTCGAACCCGCCGGACGGGACTCCCGTCGCGTCGCCGGCCGCTGCGCCCTCCGGGCGTCAGGCGGTGCGCGAACGCCTCCGCCACGTCCTGGGACGCGGCGGAGGCGTTCGGGGGAGCGCGGGGCGAGTCACCCCTTGAGGGCGCCCCCGAAGTTGAACGCGCCGCCGAGGCGGCGGGACAGCAGCACGTAGAGGACCACGACGGGCAGCGTGTAGAGCACCGAGTACGCCGCGAGCTGGCCCCACTGGACCGACCCGTACTGCCCGAAGAAGGTGAAGATGCTCACCGAGGCGGGCAGCCGGTCGGGGGACAGGAGCAGGACGAAGGGGATGAAGAAGTTCCCCCACATCCCGATGAACGTGAAGATCGTCACGACGGACAGACCCGGCCACATGAGCGGCAGGACGATGTGGCGCAGCGTCTGCATGGAGTTCGCCCCGTCGGTCCAGGCCGCCTCCTCCAGCGTCAGCGGGACCCCGTCCATGAAGTTCTTGCACAGGAAGATCGACATGGGCAGGGCGGTGGTCGCCATGAACGCGATCGTGCCGCCGATGGTGTCGATGAGGTTGAGCTGCACGAAGAGCCCGTACACGGGGACCATGATCGCGGTGATGGGCAGGCCCGTGGAGAACAGGATGGTCAGCAGGAACGGCCGCTTGTAGCGGGTCTCGAACCGGGACAGCGGGTAGGCGGCCAGGGTCGCCACGAAGATGGCGATGACCGTCGAGCCGACGCACAGCACCAGGCCGTTCCACATGGGCCGGTAGGTGGTCTCCGGCGTCAGGACGGCCCGGAAGTTGTCCAGGCTGAACCCCGAGCCGGGCCACTCCAGCTTCAGGCCGGCCTTGGCGTTGAAGGCCGCGAAGACGACCCACAGCAACGGAATGAGGAACATCACGCCCAGCACCGCGGTGACGACGTTGGCGGCGGCCGTGGTGACCCAGGTGCGCGGGCCCACGGGCCGGCGGGAGGTGACCGCCAGGGGGGCGGTGGACCGGGTGCTGGTGGTCTCGGTGGTCATGGCGTCAGTCCTCGCGCAGCAGGCGCATGTAGACGATGGAGAACACGCCGCCGACCGCGAGCAGGACGAGGGCGATGGCGGTGCCGTAGCCGATCTGGCTGAAGGAGAAGGCCTGCTCGTACATGTACAGCGGCAGGGTCTGGCTCTTGGTGCCCGGCCCGCCCTTGGTCATCGTGTAGATCAGGCCGAAGACCGACAGCGTCTGCAGCGTGATGAGCATGAGGTTCGTCGTCACGGTCCGCTTGATCATGGGGATCGTGACGTACCGCAGCCGCGCCCAGCCCGTCGCGCCGTCCATCTCCGCGGCCTCCTCGATCTCGGCGGGGATCTCCGACAGGGCCGCGTTGTAGACGAGCATCGAGAACGCCGTCCCGCGCCAGACGTTGGCCAGGGAGACCGCGATGATCGGCAGGGTGTAGAGCCAGTTCTGCCCCAGACCGAGCGTCCCGATGATCTCGTTGAGCGTCCCGTCCTTGGCCAGGAAGGCGTACCACAGGTACCCGGCGACGACCTCGGGGATGACCCACGCGCCGATGACCGTGATCCCGACCAGGGTGCGGACCACCGCCACGGAGCGCTTCTGCAGCAGGGCCAGCGCCAGGCCCAGGACGTTCTGCCCGACGACCGCCGACAGCACGGTGAAGACGAGCGTCAGGACGACGGAGTTGGCGAACGCGTCGCTGCTGAACGCCGCTCGGAAGTTCGCCAGTCCGACGAACTTCGTGTCGCCCGACCCCGCGCCGGTGAGCGCGGTGTTGGTGAACGCCGCGTAGACGCACCACAGGATCGGGCCGGCGAGGAACACCAGCAGCAGCGCGATCGCGGGGGTCAGGGGGAGCGCCCGGGCGATGTCGACCTTGATCGGGTGGGTCCTGCGTCGCAGTTCCGGTCCTGTCGGGGCCCCAGGTCGTGTCAACGTCGCCACGGGTGCTCCTCCTTCCTGCGACTCAGAGCGTCGCGGTCTTGTCCTCGCCGACGATGCCCTTGACGGCCTCGTCGTAGGCCTTGGCGGCGTCCGCGGGGCTGGCCTGGCCGGTGACGACGGCCTCCATGGCGACCTGGATCTCGTTGGAGACACGGGGGTAGTCGGTGTTCTGGGGGCGGTACTGGGTGACCGGCACCAGGCTGGAGAAGAACTCCAGGGTCGGGTTCGAGCCGGTGTAGGTGGGGTCGGCGGCGACGTCCTTGCGGACGGCGACGGCCGCGGAGTTGATGTTGTAGCGCAGGTTGTTCTCGAACGACGTGAGCGTCGAGATGACCTTCCACGCGTCGTCGGCGTTGGAGGCGTTCTTCGTCATGGCCCACGTCCAGCCGCCGGACATCGAGATTTTGCCCTCGCCCGACCCGTCCTTGGTCGGCATCGGGGCCTGACCCATGACGTCGTTCCACTCCTTCCACGGCTTGCCGCCGGTGTCCAGCCAGGTGCTGGACTGCCAGGACCCGTCGAGGTCGATGGCCAGCGTGCCGCCGGGCAGGAACTCCTCCGAGACGCGGGTGCCGATCTGGGCGTCGAGCGCGACGGAGGGGTCCGGGGCCAGCTTCTCGTCGAAGATGGTCTTGATGAACTGCAGGGAGTCGACGAACTCGGGGCTGCCGACGTTCCACTTGTCCTTGTCCTTGTCGTACAAGGTGGACCCGGTGCCGTAGAAGAGCATCTCGAACCCCTGCATCGACGCGGCCTCACCCGCGGCCTTGCCGGCGAAGACGTTGATCGGGGTGACGCCCGGGACCTTGCCCTTGATCTCGCGGCACGCGGCGAGGATGTCGTCCCACGTCTTCGGCATCCAGTCGGCCGACAGGCCGGCCTTGGTGAGCAGGTCCTTGTTGAACCACAGCGCGCGGGTGTCGGTGCCGTCGGGGATGCCGTACGTCTTGCCGTCGGCGGCCTTGGCGGCCCCCTTGGCGACGTCCTGGAACTGGTCCCACTCGTCCCACTTGCCGAGGAAGCTGTCCAGCGGCTGCAGGTACCCGGCGGTGATGTCGGAGTTGATGAGGAAGGTGTCCTCGTACACGACGTCCGGCGAGGTGCGCGGCGAGCGCATCATGAGCTGGAGCTTGGTGTAGTAGTCGTTCTCGGAGGCGACGATCGGCGTGAGCTCCATGGTCTTGCCGGAGTTCGCCTTCTCGTAGGCGCTCTTGACCGTGGTGAGGTAGTCCTTCATCACGGTGCCCGAGCCCCACTGCTGGTAGGCGACCTTGATCGCCCCGCTGGAGGAGTCCCCTCCGCTGTTGGAGCCGCCGCCGCAGGCAGCGGTTCCGAGCACGGTCCCGGCGCCCAGGCCGGCATAGGTCAGGAAGCTACGACGACGCACAACCCACTCCCTCGTGGCGGTGTCTCGATCTCTGGTCGGCGGCGGGTCGGGCGGGTCGTCCCCGGGTCCGTCGGGCCGTCGTGAGGAAACTAAATCCAGTGGATTGACCGTGTCAACGGATCGGGCGCATGATTCTGGGAACGATCCCAACCCGGCTCGTCGGGGCAGGGGTCGCCGAGCGCGAGGAGGCGCGGGTGCGACGAGGCACGAACCTGCCGTGGGTGGGCGACTACAACCAGGCCGTCGTGCTCGACGGCGTCCGGCGCCACCCCGGCACGTCCCGGACCGACCTGGCCCTCGCGACGGGTCTCACGCTGCAGACGGTGTCCAACATCGTGCGCCGGCTGCTCGAACGGGGTCTGGTCGCCGAAGGGGAGCCGTTGTCGCGCAACGGGTCGCGTGTGGGCGGCAAGCCGCGCACGGCCCTGGCCGTCCGGTCGGGCGCCGCCCTCGCGGTGGGGGTGCAGTTCGAGCGCGAGCACGTCGACGCCGTCCTGCTCGACCTGTCCGGCGAGGTGCTCGCCGCCGATCGCGAACCCCTGCCGGACCTGCCCGGCTCCAGGGAGCGCGCCGTCGAGGTCGCCGTGACCCACGCCACGGGCGTCGTGCGGCGGCTGATCGACACGTGCGGCT of the Kineococcus rhizosphaerae genome contains:
- a CDS encoding YaaA family protein yields the protein MLVLLPPSETKWAGPRRGTPVRLDALSHPALTQAREQVLDALVEVSARPDAPQLLGAGASLADVVAANTTLRTRPAAKASQVYTGVLYDALDLPTLPAAAARRVLVFSALWGVLQPRDRVPGYRLSMGTALPGVGPLAGFWKPRLSEVLSPAGVVVDCRSSAYAAAWVPDAATAERTVGVRVLSGGAVVSHAAKHTRGLVARHLLTRAGRLPRTPGALLDAVGEAFDAKLLEPARRGGSWTLEVEAA
- a CDS encoding carbohydrate ABC transporter permease; protein product: MTTETTSTRSTAPLAVTSRRPVGPRTWVTTAAANVVTAVLGVMFLIPLLWVVFAAFNAKAGLKLEWPGSGFSLDNFRAVLTPETTYRPMWNGLVLCVGSTVIAIFVATLAAYPLSRFETRYKRPFLLTILFSTGLPITAIMVPVYGLFVQLNLIDTIGGTIAFMATTALPMSIFLCKNFMDGVPLTLEEAAWTDGANSMQTLRHIVLPLMWPGLSVVTIFTFIGMWGNFFIPFVLLLSPDRLPASVSIFTFFGQYGSVQWGQLAAYSVLYTLPVVVLYVLLSRRLGGAFNFGGALKG
- a CDS encoding carbohydrate ABC transporter permease, with the translated sequence MATLTRPGAPTGPELRRRTHPIKVDIARALPLTPAIALLLVFLAGPILWCVYAAFTNTALTGAGSGDTKFVGLANFRAAFSSDAFANSVVLTLVFTVLSAVVGQNVLGLALALLQKRSVAVVRTLVGITVIGAWVIPEVVAGYLWYAFLAKDGTLNEIIGTLGLGQNWLYTLPIIAVSLANVWRGTAFSMLVYNAALSEIPAEIEEAAEMDGATGWARLRYVTIPMIKRTVTTNLMLITLQTLSVFGLIYTMTKGGPGTKSQTLPLYMYEQAFSFSQIGYGTAIALVLLAVGGVFSIVYMRLLRED
- a CDS encoding extracellular solute-binding protein — encoded protein: MRRRSFLTYAGLGAGTVLGTAACGGGSNSGGDSSSGAIKVAYQQWGSGTVMKDYLTTVKSAYEKANSGKTMELTPIVASENDYYTKLQLMMRSPRTSPDVVYEDTFLINSDITAGYLQPLDSFLGKWDEWDQFQDVAKGAAKAADGKTYGIPDGTDTRALWFNKDLLTKAGLSADWMPKTWDDILAACREIKGKVPGVTPINVFAGKAAGEAASMQGFEMLFYGTGSTLYDKDKDKWNVGSPEFVDSLQFIKTIFDEKLAPDPSVALDAQIGTRVSEEFLPGGTLAIDLDGSWQSSTWLDTGGKPWKEWNDVMGQAPMPTKDGSGEGKISMSGGWTWAMTKNASNADDAWKVISTLTSFENNLRYNINSAAVAVRKDVAADPTYTGSNPTLEFFSSLVPVTQYRPQNTDYPRVSNEIQVAMEAVVTGQASPADAAKAYDEAVKGIVGEDKTATL